One segment of Dermochelys coriacea isolate rDerCor1 chromosome 5, rDerCor1.pri.v4, whole genome shotgun sequence DNA contains the following:
- the LOC119856329 gene encoding LOW QUALITY PROTEIN: actin-like protein 7B (The sequence of the model RefSeq protein was modified relative to this genomic sequence to represent the inferred CDS: inserted 1 base in 1 codon; deleted 4 bases in 3 codons), translating into MTAAQEGLGEDNLLLGTYLLNAKIPLNLVSPLTHGXMVNLNCVHNIWEYFLYRDICIHSEVHTVLIADPPLRLVTNKERSAELLFEILCVPPMLTACQSTLSMYSYGKTSGLGVESGHWVFCILPIHSGGMLQNISNNMNCAGEDLTQYLMKLCLNESENMFTDTHLHRLECIKQKCCLAASDLDSLWVWHLINTTLIKNF; encoded by the exons ACCTTCTGAATGCTAAAATACCATTAAACCTAGTCAGTCCATTGACACATG TTATGGTGAACTTGAATTGTGTCCACAATATTTGGGAATATTTCTTGTACAGGGATATCTGTATCCATTCTGAGGTCCACACTGTCTTGATAGCAGACCCTCCACTGAGACTTGTCACCAATAAGGAAAGATCTGCAGAGCTGCTCTTTGAAATCTTGTGTGTCCCACCAATGCTTACAGCTTGCCAGTCTACACTGTCCATGTATTCTTAT GGAAAGACCTCAGGTCTGGGTGTAGAAAGTGGCCAC TGGGTTTTCTGCATACTACCTATCCATTCAGGTGGTATGCTGCAAAATATTTCCAATAATATGAACTGTGCTGGAGAGGACCTCACACAATACCTaatgaaattg tgtttaaatgaatcTGAGAACATGTTTACAGACACACATCTCCACAGATTGGAATGCATCAAGCAAAAGTGTTGCCTTGCTGCTTCTGATCTTGATTCACTATGGGTTTGGCACCTGATCAATACCACGCTGATTAAGAACTTCTAG